Proteins encoded in a region of the Halioglobus maricola genome:
- the waaF gene encoding lipopolysaccharide heptosyltransferase II produces the protein MTSQQLIRFAPSPRRVLLVLPDRVGEVAMATPFIRGLFARFPEAQIHLLMNRPLLPLLEGSPWLNHAHFHAPRDKTPEAKSARQQLLSELKAQEFDLAVMLPDSLRSAWLCFRADAKHRLGFSRNGRGLLLTDRVAVPNKIRGGYEPMPLCDYYAVLAAALGMAHPGDELQLFLVDHADAAVVQRLAGEGVRPEQPLVVLCPGAGFGASRYWPPERFAEVADQLVRRFGAAIVIPPGPGEEALAELVRDAMHEQCFLLTEPCLSLGELKSLIADADLLLGNDTGPRQFGRAFDTPLVTVFGPTEQRWTDTSYVRESIVKVNVPCGPCHKNVCPLEEQVCMTQVTVDAVVAACEEQLRPQL, from the coding sequence TTGACGTCACAGCAGCTTATCCGGTTCGCCCCTTCGCCCCGTCGCGTTTTACTGGTTTTGCCAGATCGGGTGGGCGAGGTCGCTATGGCAACGCCATTCATCCGCGGTCTCTTCGCGCGATTTCCAGAAGCGCAGATTCATTTGCTGATGAATCGCCCTCTGCTTCCGCTGCTCGAGGGAAGCCCCTGGCTGAACCACGCCCACTTCCACGCGCCTCGCGACAAAACACCCGAGGCGAAGTCGGCCCGGCAACAGCTGTTGAGTGAACTAAAAGCGCAGGAGTTTGACCTCGCGGTAATGTTGCCCGATTCGCTGCGCAGTGCCTGGCTATGTTTTCGGGCGGACGCCAAACATCGACTGGGTTTCAGTCGCAATGGGCGTGGATTGCTACTCACCGATCGAGTTGCTGTTCCGAACAAGATCAGGGGTGGCTATGAGCCTATGCCCCTTTGCGACTATTACGCGGTGCTTGCAGCCGCGTTGGGGATGGCACATCCCGGTGACGAGCTACAGCTGTTTCTCGTTGATCACGCTGATGCCGCTGTCGTGCAGCGCCTTGCCGGAGAAGGTGTTCGCCCGGAGCAGCCGTTGGTTGTCCTGTGTCCCGGCGCGGGCTTTGGCGCGTCCAGGTACTGGCCACCAGAGCGCTTTGCGGAGGTGGCTGACCAGCTGGTACGGCGTTTCGGTGCAGCTATTGTTATTCCACCCGGGCCAGGCGAAGAAGCATTGGCAGAGCTTGTTCGCGACGCCATGCATGAACAGTGTTTCCTGCTGACCGAGCCCTGTCTCAGCCTGGGAGAGCTCAAGTCGTTGATCGCTGACGCAGACCTGCTGCTGGGGAATGATACCGGGCCGCGCCAATTTGGCCGCGCCTTCGATACGCCCCTGGTGACCGTGTTTGGCCCCACCGAACAGCGTTGGACCGACACCTCATACGTCAGAGAAAGCATTGTAAAAGTCAATGTGCCCTGTGGGCCCTGCCACAAAAACGTGTGCCCGTTGGAAGAACAGGTATGTATGACGCAGGTGACTGTAGACGCTGTTGTGGCGGCCTGCGAGGAGCAACTAAGGCCGCAGCTCTAG
- a CDS encoding acyl-CoA dehydrogenase family protein, with translation MDFTIAEELTSAQQLAQQILNDFSDVEQLKAFDGEHVRFDQTLWTALAEAGLLGLDIAEAQGGTDLGFYALTTLCEEVGRTAAAAPVVPVLVSAAGTLRRFASNAQQEQWLTAIASGSLVTAALEEYGNDNPAAPATTATATDGGYALSGTKICASVAEQSQRILLSAKCDEQLIVALVDPKAAGVTLTPQLVTANELRHEITLENVQVPAEEIIASGAAAIDAMNWATQATRTALCATMVGLCDKMMRTTGSYTTEREQFGRAIATFQAVSHRVADCYIDVECLRLVTQQAAALIDQGRPASEAVTIAKIWCGDAAHRVSQASQHCHGGTGVDRDYPLFRYCLQARQIELSMGNSAQLTGQLGEEIAREYLAAS, from the coding sequence ATGGATTTCACGATTGCAGAAGAGCTCACCAGCGCCCAACAGCTGGCCCAACAGATCCTCAACGACTTCAGTGACGTCGAGCAACTCAAGGCCTTCGACGGTGAGCATGTTCGCTTTGACCAGACACTCTGGACAGCGCTGGCGGAGGCGGGCTTGCTGGGCCTGGACATCGCCGAAGCCCAGGGCGGCACCGACCTTGGCTTCTACGCCCTGACCACATTGTGCGAGGAAGTCGGTCGCACGGCCGCCGCCGCCCCGGTCGTACCGGTGCTGGTGAGTGCTGCAGGCACCCTGCGCCGTTTTGCCAGCAACGCTCAGCAGGAGCAATGGCTCACCGCGATAGCCAGCGGCAGTCTGGTCACGGCCGCGCTCGAGGAATATGGCAACGACAACCCGGCGGCTCCGGCCACTACAGCAACCGCAACTGACGGTGGCTATGCCCTTAGTGGCACGAAAATCTGCGCCAGCGTCGCCGAGCAATCCCAGCGCATCCTGCTGTCAGCGAAGTGTGACGAACAACTGATCGTCGCCCTGGTGGACCCAAAGGCCGCCGGCGTAACCCTCACACCACAGCTGGTGACCGCCAACGAGCTGCGCCACGAAATTACCCTGGAAAATGTTCAGGTGCCTGCCGAAGAGATCATCGCTAGCGGCGCGGCGGCGATAGACGCTATGAACTGGGCAACTCAGGCCACCCGCACCGCACTGTGCGCCACCATGGTGGGCCTGTGCGACAAAATGATGCGCACCACCGGTTCTTATACCACTGAACGGGAACAGTTTGGCCGCGCCATCGCCACCTTCCAGGCGGTGAGCCACCGGGTTGCCGATTGCTATATCGACGTCGAGTGCCTGCGCCTCGTCACCCAGCAAGCGGCAGCATTGATAGACCAGGGGCGGCCGGCGAGTGAGGCGGTCACCATCGCCAAAATCTGGTGCGGCGATGCCGCCCACAGGGTCAGCCAGGCGTCCCAGCACTGCCACGGTGGCACCGGCGTAGACCGGGACTACCCCCTCTTCCGCTACTGCCTGCAGGCGCGCCAGATTGAGTTGAGCATGGGCAATAGCGCCCAGCTAACTGGCCAGCTGGGCGAGGAAATTGCGCGCGAGTACCTGGCTGCGAGCTAG
- a CDS encoding arylsulfatase, which produces MTKKLRSLCLVAVACVLSTQTAISHAADKPNILVIWGDDIGWSNLSAYHRGMLGGSTPNIDRIANEGALFTDYYGEQSCTAGRSAFITGQHPLRTGLLKVGMPGADIGLQAEDPTIAELLKPHGYVTGQFGKNHLGDKDEFLPTNHGFDEFFGNLYHLNAEEEPETYFYPKDPAFHKRFAPRGVIHSYADGKIEDTGPLTRKRMEMVDQEFTDAAIKFIEKANKDDKPFFVWFNATRMHVWTRLAPKWDGASGYGLYADGLMEHDYHVGLLLDKLDELGLSDNTIVIYSTDNGSQTGTYPDAGVEPFRGEKGSTWEGGFRVPAMIRWPGVVKSGTVINDIFSHQDWLPTLLTAAGEPGIKQKLLKGHRAGDKTFKVHLDGYDQTDLLAAKGPGKRSTLYYFDDNANLNAMRWNDWKIHFALQMDGWAGPREALNFPRLIHLRSDPYETSIDSGLYTRFFGDQLWLFVPVQQEVGQWLMSFRQFPPRQPTASFSIDKMIGQMQQMLQMRAMQQSGAAQRQGQ; this is translated from the coding sequence ATGACGAAAAAACTGCGTAGCTTGTGCCTGGTTGCTGTCGCATGCGTGCTCTCCACGCAAACCGCTATCAGCCATGCAGCCGACAAGCCCAATATCCTGGTGATCTGGGGCGATGACATTGGTTGGTCCAATCTCAGCGCCTACCATCGCGGCATGCTCGGTGGCAGCACGCCGAACATTGATCGCATTGCCAATGAAGGAGCGCTCTTTACTGACTACTACGGTGAGCAGAGTTGCACCGCTGGCCGTTCCGCGTTCATTACCGGGCAGCACCCATTGCGCACAGGCCTGTTGAAGGTGGGCATGCCGGGCGCCGATATCGGCCTTCAGGCGGAAGACCCCACCATTGCTGAGTTGCTCAAGCCGCATGGTTACGTCACCGGTCAGTTCGGCAAAAATCACCTCGGCGACAAGGATGAATTCCTGCCCACCAATCACGGTTTCGATGAATTTTTTGGCAACCTGTACCACCTGAACGCGGAGGAGGAGCCTGAGACCTATTTCTATCCCAAAGATCCGGCTTTCCATAAACGATTTGCTCCGCGGGGCGTGATTCATTCCTATGCTGACGGCAAGATCGAGGATACCGGCCCGTTGACCCGCAAGCGCATGGAAATGGTCGATCAGGAATTCACTGACGCCGCTATCAAGTTTATCGAGAAGGCCAACAAGGACGACAAACCGTTTTTCGTCTGGTTTAACGCCACGCGGATGCACGTGTGGACACGCCTTGCCCCCAAATGGGATGGCGCTTCGGGTTACGGGCTCTATGCAGACGGCCTGATGGAGCACGATTATCACGTGGGCCTGCTTCTGGATAAGCTCGATGAGCTTGGTCTCAGTGACAACACCATTGTTATTTATTCGACTGACAATGGCTCACAGACCGGCACCTATCCTGACGCCGGTGTCGAGCCCTTCCGGGGGGAGAAAGGCTCAACCTGGGAAGGTGGCTTCCGCGTGCCTGCGATGATTCGCTGGCCAGGTGTGGTCAAGTCCGGCACGGTGATTAATGACATTTTTTCCCACCAGGACTGGCTGCCCACGCTGCTGACAGCTGCTGGCGAACCGGGCATCAAACAGAAGTTGCTCAAGGGGCATCGCGCCGGCGACAAGACCTTCAAGGTACATCTGGATGGCTATGACCAGACAGACTTGCTGGCTGCGAAGGGCCCGGGTAAGCGCAGCACGCTCTATTACTTTGACGATAACGCCAACCTCAACGCGATGCGCTGGAACGACTGGAAGATTCACTTTGCTTTGCAGATGGACGGTTGGGCTGGTCCACGCGAAGCGCTGAACTTTCCACGCCTGATCCACTTGCGTTCAGATCCCTACGAGACGTCGATTGATTCGGGCCTGTATACGCGCTTCTTCGGTGATCAACTGTGGTTGTTTGTGCCGGTGCAGCAGGAGGTGGGTCAATGGCTGATGAGTTTCCGTCAGTTTCCGCCGCGCCAGCCCACGGCCAGTTTCAGTATCGACAAAATGATCGGGCAGATGCAGCAGATGTTACAGATGCGCGCCATGCAGCAAAGTGGCGCGGCTCAGCGCCAGGGTCAGTAG
- a CDS encoding SDR family oxidoreductase, producing the protein MAKVLITGATGFIGNHVTRLCLERGYEVRAMVMPGEDRSPLDGFEVEFVEGNLLDPASLERAVQGVEKVFHLAALFAIWTKDPDLHYKINVNGTESLMRAALAAGVEKVVYTSSVAAIGIPENGAKADETTPFNSWPWASEYILSKYLSHQLVKGLVSEGLPVTMVMPGLPFGPGDRMPTPTGTMIIRTLQGKMKNYWDGGVCPVDVRDVAAGHVLAMEKGRVGESYILANREGNMANQDFLQMIGRIAGVDNVATTEVSGKMMLRVAKLAELWTSITGKAPMTTVKNTRYILQHGYVNPTKAIEELGLPQTPIETAVRDSVEWFRANGYV; encoded by the coding sequence ATGGCCAAAGTCCTGATCACCGGGGCCACCGGTTTTATCGGTAATCACGTTACGCGTTTGTGCCTTGAGCGCGGCTACGAGGTGCGTGCCATGGTTATGCCCGGCGAGGATCGTTCGCCACTCGACGGTTTTGAAGTCGAGTTTGTCGAAGGCAATCTGTTGGATCCGGCGTCTCTCGAGCGGGCCGTGCAGGGCGTAGAGAAAGTTTTTCATCTCGCAGCCCTGTTCGCTATCTGGACCAAGGACCCAGACCTGCACTACAAAATCAACGTCAATGGCACCGAGTCACTGATGCGGGCAGCGCTGGCTGCCGGCGTTGAGAAGGTGGTCTACACCAGTAGCGTCGCCGCTATTGGTATCCCCGAGAACGGGGCGAAAGCGGACGAAACTACACCGTTCAATTCCTGGCCCTGGGCCAGTGAATATATCCTCTCCAAATATCTGAGCCATCAACTGGTCAAGGGACTGGTCAGCGAGGGTCTGCCGGTAACCATGGTGATGCCGGGGCTGCCGTTTGGTCCTGGTGATCGGATGCCCACACCCACGGGCACCATGATAATCCGCACCCTGCAGGGCAAAATGAAAAACTATTGGGACGGTGGCGTGTGTCCGGTTGACGTGCGTGATGTTGCCGCAGGCCATGTGCTGGCCATGGAGAAGGGGCGGGTTGGCGAGTCCTATATTCTGGCGAACCGCGAGGGCAATATGGCCAACCAGGACTTTCTGCAGATGATTGGTCGGATTGCCGGGGTCGACAATGTCGCTACCACCGAGGTGTCCGGCAAAATGATGCTGCGTGTGGCGAAGCTGGCGGAACTCTGGACATCGATCACGGGCAAGGCACCGATGACCACGGTCAAGAATACCCGCTACATATTGCAGCACGGCTATGTGAACCCGACCAAGGCCATCGAGGAACTGGGCCTGCCGCAGACGCCGATTGAGACCGCTGTGCGCGACTCTGTGGAGTGGTTCCGGGCCAATGGCTATGTTTAG
- a CDS encoding glycosyltransferase family 2 protein, which translates to MQTLTVVVPVYNEVEVLPAFHCRLSDALAQLDVDGCVLYVDDGSDEACATKLRELAQENDDVGLLVLSRNFGKEVAVSAGLDHAQGDAVVLIDADLQDPPELIAEFVQQWRAGYDVVYGQRTERRGDSAFKRTSASGFYRLLAMLSDVDIPRDVGDFRLLSRRAVEALKSLPERHRYMKGLYAWIGFPQVGVPYVREPRASGDSKWNYWRLWNFAMEGITSFSELPLKVATYLGMLVSSFSFLYGLFMIVRTLIWGNPVPGYPSLVVIVLFLGGVQLMCLGVMGEYLARTYTESKGRALYFTREFHPPRD; encoded by the coding sequence TTGCAAACCCTGACGGTCGTCGTGCCGGTCTACAACGAAGTGGAGGTGTTACCCGCGTTTCACTGTCGCCTGAGTGATGCCCTGGCACAACTCGATGTCGATGGCTGTGTCCTCTATGTTGATGATGGCAGTGACGAGGCATGTGCGACAAAGTTACGCGAGCTGGCACAGGAAAACGACGACGTTGGCCTGCTGGTTCTAAGCCGCAATTTCGGCAAGGAAGTTGCGGTGAGCGCAGGCCTGGATCATGCGCAGGGTGATGCCGTGGTATTGATCGACGCCGACCTGCAGGACCCCCCGGAGTTGATCGCTGAGTTCGTGCAGCAGTGGCGAGCCGGTTACGACGTTGTCTATGGTCAGCGCACCGAGCGCCGTGGTGACTCCGCATTCAAACGTACCAGTGCTTCCGGATTTTATCGCCTGCTGGCGATGTTGAGTGATGTTGATATTCCCCGCGATGTTGGAGACTTCCGTCTGCTTAGCCGGCGCGCCGTCGAGGCGCTTAAATCCCTGCCGGAGCGACATCGTTATATGAAAGGGCTGTATGCGTGGATAGGTTTTCCGCAGGTAGGTGTTCCCTACGTGCGTGAACCCCGGGCCTCCGGTGACAGCAAGTGGAACTATTGGCGTCTTTGGAATTTCGCCATGGAAGGTATTACTTCCTTCTCTGAGCTACCGCTCAAAGTGGCGACCTATCTCGGCATGCTGGTGTCGAGTTTTTCATTCCTGTACGGCCTGTTCATGATTGTGCGAACCCTGATATGGGGGAATCCTGTTCCGGGTTACCCCTCGCTGGTGGTCATCGTATTGTTTCTGGGTGGCGTGCAGCTGATGTGTCTGGGCGTGATGGGTGAATACCTTGCGCGTACCTATACCGAGAGCAAGGGGCGAGCCTTGTATTTCACCCGGGAATTCCATCCTCCTCGTGACTGA
- a CDS encoding DUF3604 domain-containing protein: protein MDIQERAYTSPIWYNP, encoded by the coding sequence GTGGATATCCAGGAGCGCGCCTACACCTCACCAATCTGGTATAACCCGTGA
- a CDS encoding fructosamine kinase family protein: protein MRDWQGISEAISAAIGRPFSARRGRALGGGCINQAVCLEGDGIRFFVKLNEKALLPMFEAEAAGLSAIADSGTIRVPTPIATGIEVGRAWLALEHIDLYSGNSRSSTLLGEQLAALHRSSAHSFGWGRDNTIGTTDQVNTRSTDWVSFYREHRLGHQLRLATTNGASSGLIDAGQRLMDRLPHFFESYKPPPALLHGDLWSGNTGADDTGAPVLFDPAVYYGDREADLAMTELFGGFDDRFYHSYRSTWDIDPGYSTRKVLYNLYHVLNHFNLFGGAYARQAEEMVARLLAET from the coding sequence TTGCGGGACTGGCAGGGGATATCTGAGGCAATCTCGGCGGCGATCGGGAGGCCGTTCTCTGCCCGACGAGGGCGAGCGCTGGGCGGGGGCTGTATTAATCAGGCGGTTTGTCTGGAGGGGGACGGCATACGCTTCTTCGTCAAGCTGAACGAAAAAGCCCTCCTGCCGATGTTCGAAGCCGAAGCGGCCGGCCTCTCGGCCATCGCTGACAGCGGAACCATTCGGGTACCCACACCCATTGCTACGGGCATAGAGGTGGGTCGGGCCTGGCTGGCTCTGGAACATATCGACCTCTACTCTGGCAATTCCCGCAGCAGCACCCTGCTCGGCGAACAACTGGCAGCGCTGCATCGAAGCTCTGCCCACAGCTTTGGCTGGGGACGAGACAACACCATCGGCACCACAGACCAGGTCAATACCCGGTCAACCGACTGGGTTAGTTTCTACCGCGAGCACCGCCTGGGCCACCAGCTCAGGCTGGCCACCACTAACGGTGCCAGCTCAGGACTAATCGACGCCGGCCAGCGCCTGATGGATCGCCTCCCTCACTTCTTCGAAAGCTACAAACCCCCGCCTGCCCTGCTCCACGGCGATCTGTGGAGCGGCAATACCGGCGCGGATGACACGGGGGCCCCCGTCCTCTTCGACCCAGCGGTCTACTACGGCGACCGGGAGGCAGATCTCGCTATGACCGAGCTATTCGGTGGTTTCGATGATCGCTTTTACCACTCCTACCGCAGTACCTGGGACATTGATCCCGGCTACAGCACGCGTAAAGTTTTATACAACCTTTACCACGTGCTCAATCATTTCAATCTGTTCGGCGGTGCTTACGCCCGACAAGCGGAGGAAATGGTTGCGAGGCTGTTAGCTGAGACCTGA
- a CDS encoding carboxylesterase family protein produces the protein MQFIRALTPIIIGAFLVACSDSSSDRPQEPVEPARPALDLTFTTAPIDLPNISAKFAADVAYGEAERNLFDIYLPDCDDPTPLVIYIHGGGFTGGDKSSAHTNFADDVRAFLQECVAYATINYTLLTVPEEGGDTQAAADQGGVLTSMQDTARALQFMRYYYESLNLDVENVALYGVSAGAGSSLWLGTHDDMADPGNDDEVLRESTRVKAVGALVTQSTYDIIDWGEVLLPLTEPLEPILGSTDIITLVDALGQTNYLLTFLGIASLDELENQETIDYRAEVDMLELMDSGDAPIYTENFTTSLDNVVDLFLHHALHAIAIKERADEVGLESVGYSRDPAWPLEDPSGEDLVSFLLGHIR, from the coding sequence ATGCAATTCATCCGTGCCCTGACGCCCATAATTATCGGCGCTTTCCTTGTCGCGTGCAGCGACAGCTCCTCAGATCGCCCGCAGGAACCGGTAGAGCCGGCGCGGCCAGCGCTGGATCTAACATTCACGACGGCCCCGATCGACCTACCGAATATCAGCGCAAAATTTGCTGCCGATGTGGCCTATGGTGAAGCCGAACGCAACCTGTTCGACATCTACCTGCCTGATTGTGACGACCCGACCCCGCTGGTGATCTACATCCATGGCGGCGGTTTCACAGGCGGTGACAAGAGCAGCGCCCACACTAACTTTGCCGACGATGTCCGTGCATTTCTTCAGGAATGCGTCGCTTACGCCACCATTAACTACACCCTGCTCACGGTGCCAGAAGAAGGCGGTGACACCCAGGCCGCGGCCGATCAGGGCGGTGTTCTCACTTCCATGCAAGACACTGCTCGCGCCCTGCAGTTCATGCGCTACTACTACGAGAGCCTGAACCTGGACGTGGAGAACGTGGCCCTCTACGGCGTCTCGGCCGGCGCTGGTTCCAGCCTTTGGCTGGGCACTCATGACGACATGGCCGACCCGGGCAATGACGACGAAGTTCTGCGTGAATCCACTCGCGTGAAGGCGGTTGGCGCGCTGGTGACTCAGTCCACGTACGACATCATTGATTGGGGTGAGGTGCTACTGCCGCTAACGGAACCGCTTGAGCCAATTCTGGGCAGCACCGATATTATTACCCTGGTGGACGCACTGGGCCAGACCAACTACCTGCTGACGTTCCTCGGCATCGCCAGTCTGGATGAGCTGGAGAACCAGGAAACTATTGATTACAGGGCCGAAGTCGACATGCTCGAGCTGATGGATTCCGGAGATGCGCCGATCTACACGGAGAATTTCACGACCTCCCTCGATAACGTCGTCGACCTGTTCCTGCACCACGCCCTGCATGCTATCGCGATCAAGGAACGTGCCGACGAAGTTGGCCTGGAAAGCGTGGGCTACTCCCGCGACCCGGCCTGGCCACTGGAAGATCCCTCCGGCGAAGATCTTGTTTCCTTCCTGCTTGGGCATATTCGCTAG
- a CDS encoding acyl-CoA dehydrogenase family protein has product MNIELSTKQKALQQEVRDYMKTVMTPELREEMKDNELKEGGGPEFRKQYARMGADGWIGLSWSKDLGGKELSHIEQYIFTDEVIRSGFAYPFLTTEACTPVIAAHANDEVRQEVVGGVKRGEVTIAIGYSEPNAGTDLASLRTKAERDGDDWVINGQKMWTSLANYADYVWLAARTDPDPAKKHKGLTMFLVPTNTPGYSCTPVRTLGARTNATYYEDVRIPDKYRVGEINGGWKLITSQLNVERLSLFTHGQVHALYESVAEWAAATDAAGSGKVIEQPWVQHNLARVKVGLEALKIMCWKQAWSMDQGPLDMANASTAKVYGSEFFVELYRLLLEVMGAAGSIAAHSPGAVLQGKLEFRWRVGSILTFGGGTNEVQRDIIAMAGLWMPRTR; this is encoded by the coding sequence ATGAACATCGAACTATCCACCAAGCAGAAAGCCCTGCAGCAGGAAGTGCGGGACTATATGAAGACCGTCATGACTCCCGAACTGCGGGAGGAAATGAAAGACAACGAGCTCAAGGAAGGCGGCGGGCCGGAATTTCGCAAACAGTATGCCCGCATGGGGGCCGACGGCTGGATTGGCCTGAGCTGGTCCAAGGACCTGGGCGGCAAAGAGCTCTCCCATATCGAGCAGTACATTTTCACCGATGAGGTGATTCGCTCCGGCTTTGCCTACCCCTTCCTCACCACAGAGGCCTGCACTCCGGTCATTGCCGCACATGCCAATGACGAGGTCCGGCAAGAAGTGGTGGGCGGCGTCAAGCGCGGGGAAGTCACGATCGCTATCGGCTACTCCGAACCCAATGCCGGCACCGACCTCGCCAGCCTGCGCACCAAGGCCGAACGCGATGGAGACGACTGGGTTATCAACGGCCAGAAGATGTGGACCAGCCTCGCCAACTACGCCGACTATGTATGGTTGGCCGCCCGCACCGACCCGGACCCGGCTAAAAAACACAAAGGCCTGACCATGTTCCTGGTGCCGACCAATACGCCCGGCTACTCCTGCACACCCGTGCGCACACTGGGCGCGCGTACCAACGCCACCTACTACGAGGACGTCCGTATCCCCGACAAATACCGGGTGGGAGAGATCAACGGCGGCTGGAAACTCATTACCAGCCAACTCAATGTCGAGCGCCTGTCGCTGTTTACCCACGGTCAAGTACACGCGCTGTACGAAAGCGTGGCTGAGTGGGCCGCGGCGACCGATGCGGCAGGGAGCGGCAAAGTCATCGAGCAACCCTGGGTGCAGCACAACCTGGCCCGGGTGAAAGTGGGCCTGGAGGCTCTCAAAATCATGTGCTGGAAGCAGGCCTGGTCGATGGATCAGGGCCCGCTGGACATGGCCAATGCCTCTACCGCCAAGGTTTACGGTAGCGAGTTTTTTGTCGAGCTCTATCGGCTGTTACTGGAAGTGATGGGCGCCGCTGGCAGCATCGCGGCCCACTCACCGGGGGCAGTACTGCAGGGCAAACTTGAGTTCCGTTGGCGCGTGGGATCCATCCTCACCTTTGGCGGCGGCACCAACGAAGTACAGCGCGACATTATCGCTATGGCGGGGCTGTGGATGCCCCGCACACGCTAG
- a CDS encoding enoyl-CoA hydratase/isomerase family protein, whose protein sequence is MSNDSNPYDDRNAATGRYGEDGYDVLLIDEPVAGVRRLTLNRPDKRNALNHQLRGELLHALQAGDADPEVKVMIVRGAGKCFSAGYDLGGGNVGQAYPFHTAGGDSQWPRHVVESWMRIWDLSKPVIAQVHGYCLAGGSELATGCDVVYAADDAQIGYPAVRFGVPDMQFHPWLLGMRKGMEMLLTGDSVSGEEAVQYGWATRSFPADDLESATLGQAERIAAIPADILALNKRAVHRQMEAMGLRTGLRQGTEICTLATHQQTFKEFIAATQGGGKLTEALSKRDGEFGDYREDGKE, encoded by the coding sequence ATGAGTAACGATTCCAACCCCTACGATGATCGCAACGCTGCCACGGGCCGCTACGGCGAAGATGGCTACGATGTTCTGCTCATCGACGAGCCCGTAGCAGGCGTGCGCCGGCTCACCCTAAATCGCCCGGACAAACGCAACGCCCTGAACCATCAGCTGCGCGGCGAACTATTGCACGCCCTCCAGGCAGGTGACGCCGACCCCGAGGTCAAGGTGATGATCGTCCGCGGTGCCGGCAAGTGCTTCTCCGCAGGCTACGACCTTGGCGGTGGCAATGTGGGCCAGGCCTACCCCTTCCATACCGCAGGCGGCGACAGCCAATGGCCTCGTCATGTCGTGGAAAGCTGGATGCGTATCTGGGATCTGTCAAAACCAGTGATCGCTCAGGTGCACGGCTATTGTCTTGCCGGCGGCAGCGAGCTGGCGACCGGCTGCGATGTTGTGTACGCCGCGGACGACGCCCAGATTGGCTATCCCGCAGTGCGCTTTGGCGTGCCCGACATGCAGTTCCACCCATGGTTGCTGGGCATGCGCAAAGGCATGGAAATGTTGCTAACGGGAGATTCTGTAAGCGGCGAAGAAGCAGTTCAATACGGCTGGGCCACCCGCAGCTTCCCCGCGGACGACCTGGAGTCTGCAACACTTGGTCAGGCTGAGCGAATTGCCGCTATACCGGCGGACATACTCGCCCTGAACAAACGGGCTGTGCACCGCCAGATGGAAGCTATGGGACTGCGCACAGGATTGCGTCAGGGCACCGAGATCTGCACCCTTGCCACCCACCAACAAACGTTCAAGGAATTTATCGCCGCCACTCAGGGCGGCGGTAAGCTCACCGAAGCGCTATCGAAAAGAGATGGTGAATTTGGCGACTACCGCGAAGACGGCAAGGAATAA